The proteins below come from a single uncultured Dethiosulfovibrio sp. genomic window:
- a CDS encoding TIGR00303 family protein → MFVLVVGSTDVSKIPGISAAGASLEVLPYTAPADADMIWWGKPKVVDWIPLDPQGHPTPAIVTRAALEEAGFPITLIDAGSFVSPKAPFVEVGGSPAKDPSKETAVPQARELFQRGRELAIGLSQGSDPLVIGESVPGGTTTASLVLAALGYRGSVSSAGPENPLPLKRKLREDSFRRLGIEFGGLSGNGMKAIEELGDPMEPLVAGIVSGAPEGKKIVLAGGTQMLAVAAALRHMGIERPITVATTCYVHRDKSADFATLAEAIGVEGWWAPLDFSRSKWTGLSDYEKGYIKEGAGAGGSVWYATYLGVSVESITAKTEDLYSSMVEGKVSHGHL, encoded by the coding sequence ATGTTCGTCCTCGTAGTTGGTTCCACCGACGTAAGCAAAATACCTGGCATATCCGCAGCAGGTGCAAGTCTGGAGGTTCTTCCCTACACCGCACCTGCCGATGCGGACATGATCTGGTGGGGAAAACCTAAAGTAGTCGACTGGATCCCCCTGGATCCTCAAGGACACCCCACCCCCGCCATAGTAACAAGAGCCGCCCTGGAGGAAGCGGGTTTTCCGATCACCTTGATAGACGCCGGATCTTTCGTCAGCCCTAAAGCGCCTTTCGTCGAGGTAGGCGGCTCTCCGGCCAAAGACCCCTCAAAGGAGACCGCCGTCCCTCAGGCTCGAGAGCTCTTTCAGAGGGGAAGAGAGCTGGCCATCGGCCTTTCCCAGGGGAGCGATCCTCTGGTTATAGGTGAGTCGGTCCCTGGAGGAACCACCACCGCATCGCTTGTCCTGGCTGCATTGGGGTACAGGGGGTCCGTCTCCTCCGCAGGGCCTGAAAACCCCCTGCCTCTGAAGAGAAAACTCCGGGAAGACTCGTTCAGAAGACTGGGAATAGAGTTCGGAGGGCTTTCAGGGAACGGCATGAAGGCCATAGAGGAGCTTGGCGATCCTATGGAGCCCCTGGTAGCGGGGATAGTCTCAGGGGCACCGGAGGGCAAGAAAATCGTCCTGGCAGGTGGCACCCAGATGCTGGCGGTAGCAGCAGCACTGAGGCACATGGGGATAGAGAGACCGATCACCGTGGCAACCACCTGCTACGTACACAGGGATAAAAGCGCCGATTTCGCGACCCTGGCGGAGGCCATAGGGGTCGAAGGTTGGTGGGCACCTCTGGACTTCAGCAGATCCAAATGGACGGGGCTCAGCGACTACGAAAAGGGCTACATCAAAGAGGGTGCCGGGGCAGGGGGCTCGGTCTGGTACGCCACCTACCTTGGGGTCTCGGTGGAATCCATAACAGCCAAAACCGAGGATCTTTACTCTTCCATGGTCGAAGGTAAAGTCTCTCATGGACACCTCTAA
- a CDS encoding FAD-dependent oxidoreductase, with translation MKYDAIIVGSGPAGVFAALELVEAGKKILVVDKGKLIKERVCPIIAGKADSCINCPSCSVVSGWGGAGSASDGKLTITTGFGGNLEEYIGESALIELINSVDKVFVDHGADPNYYEPKGPMVKDTIRRAAGVGIKVLPARIRHIGTDASREVLDNMYHTLKDKCDIMMNTFVEDIIVENGQARGIVLADGRRFEAQTIIATPGRDGASWLETVVRRLELPIASMPVDIGVRVEVPDSVCQDLTDHFYEVKCLYNTPTFDDRCRTFCMNPSGYVVSEYNRGHNLVTVNGHSLKHTKSNNTNFSILVTKNFTHPFHDPIGYATHIARLANMLAGGGILVQRLGDLRDGRRSTSSRIERGMIEQTGSAEPGDLSLVLPHRHMTDIVEFLDALNVIMPGVNQNDTLLYGVEIKLYSLRVQLENSLEVPTIKNLFMAGDGAGVSRGIIQAASSGVVAARSAIKNMI, from the coding sequence ATGAAATACGACGCTATTATAGTTGGTTCAGGACCGGCAGGGGTTTTTGCCGCTCTGGAGCTGGTTGAAGCTGGAAAAAAGATCCTCGTAGTGGACAAGGGCAAGCTCATAAAGGAACGGGTATGTCCTATCATAGCGGGAAAAGCGGACAGCTGCATAAACTGTCCCTCCTGTAGCGTAGTCTCCGGCTGGGGAGGGGCTGGCTCCGCCTCCGACGGAAAGCTGACCATCACCACAGGCTTTGGGGGCAACCTGGAGGAGTATATAGGGGAATCGGCGCTGATAGAGCTTATAAACTCGGTGGACAAGGTTTTCGTGGACCACGGAGCGGACCCTAACTACTACGAACCTAAAGGACCTATGGTAAAAGACACCATCCGCCGGGCCGCAGGGGTCGGCATAAAGGTCCTGCCTGCCAGGATAAGGCACATAGGCACCGACGCCTCCAGAGAGGTGCTGGACAATATGTACCACACCTTGAAGGATAAGTGCGACATAATGATGAACACTTTCGTCGAGGACATAATCGTCGAAAACGGCCAGGCCAGAGGAATAGTCCTCGCCGACGGGAGAAGGTTCGAGGCTCAGACCATAATAGCCACCCCCGGACGGGACGGGGCTTCATGGCTTGAGACGGTGGTCAGGAGGCTGGAGCTTCCCATAGCCTCTATGCCTGTGGATATAGGGGTAAGGGTAGAGGTCCCCGACTCGGTGTGTCAGGACCTGACGGACCACTTTTACGAGGTAAAATGCCTCTACAACACCCCGACCTTTGACGATCGATGCCGGACTTTCTGCATGAATCCGTCGGGCTACGTGGTGTCGGAGTACAACAGAGGTCACAACCTGGTCACCGTAAACGGCCACAGCCTGAAGCACACCAAGTCAAACAACACCAACTTCTCCATACTGGTGACGAAGAACTTCACCCATCCCTTCCACGATCCTATAGGCTACGCCACCCACATAGCCAGACTGGCCAACATGCTGGCAGGAGGGGGCATACTGGTCCAGAGGCTTGGAGATCTCAGGGACGGCAGACGATCGACATCTTCCAGAATAGAGAGAGGGATGATCGAACAGACCGGTTCAGCGGAGCCCGGAGACCTGAGCTTGGTCCTTCCACACAGACACATGACGGACATAGTGGAGTTTTTGGACGCACTGAACGTCATAATGCCCGGGGTAAACCAAAACGACACATTACTCTACGGCGTGGAGATAAAGCTCTACTCCCTAAGGGTGCAACTTGAGAACTCCCTGGAGGTACCTACCATAAAGAACCTCTTCATGGCAGGAGACGGCGCAGGGGTCAGCAGAGGGATAATCCAGGCGGCCTCCAGCGGAGTGGTAGCTGCCAGATCGGCCATCAAAAATATGATATAA
- a CDS encoding aspartate-semialdehyde dehydrogenase, with the protein MRIALLGATGLVGREMIKTIEERGLAVEEFRPLASARSAGSTVILNGRDWTVQEVSPEGFDGIDVAIFSAGGDASRKWAPVAAERGAVVIDNSSAWRMDPDVPLVVPEINGKAAKDTPKGIIANPNCSTIHAVMALYPLHKAIGLRSMVVTTLQSVSGSGWKAVVELEEESRLVLEGKKSEADKRASVYPHRIAFNAVPQVGSFDDQGYTDEEWKMVNESRKIMSVPELKVDCTCTRVPVMRGHSLSIAAQFDRAVSPEEARAILSDAPGVVVKDDPSSSVYPLAIEAEGTDPVYVGRIRRNLALENGLDLWVSSDNIRKGAALNAVQIAELLV; encoded by the coding sequence ATGCGCATAGCCCTTTTAGGGGCCACAGGCCTGGTAGGAAGAGAGATGATCAAGACCATAGAGGAAAGGGGATTGGCGGTGGAGGAGTTTCGCCCTCTCGCCTCTGCCCGCTCCGCAGGGAGCACCGTGATCCTCAACGGCAGAGATTGGACGGTGCAGGAGGTGTCCCCTGAGGGTTTCGACGGTATAGACGTGGCTATATTCTCCGCCGGTGGCGATGCGTCCAGAAAGTGGGCTCCTGTAGCGGCTGAGAGGGGAGCGGTGGTCATAGATAACAGCTCCGCCTGGAGGATGGACCCTGACGTTCCCCTTGTGGTCCCGGAGATAAACGGTAAGGCCGCCAAGGACACCCCTAAAGGCATCATAGCCAACCCAAACTGCTCGACCATCCACGCCGTTATGGCCCTCTATCCTCTCCATAAAGCGATAGGGCTCAGATCTATGGTCGTGACCACACTTCAGTCCGTGTCAGGGTCCGGCTGGAAGGCGGTGGTGGAGCTTGAGGAGGAAAGTCGACTGGTGCTGGAGGGAAAGAAGTCCGAAGCCGATAAGAGGGCCTCGGTCTATCCCCACAGAATCGCCTTCAACGCCGTGCCTCAGGTGGGCAGCTTCGACGATCAGGGCTACACCGACGAGGAGTGGAAGATGGTCAACGAGTCCAGAAAGATAATGTCCGTGCCGGAGCTCAAGGTAGACTGCACCTGCACCAGGGTCCCTGTCATGAGGGGACACTCTCTGTCCATAGCGGCCCAGTTCGACCGTGCCGTCTCGCCGGAGGAGGCAAGGGCCATTCTGTCCGACGCTCCCGGAGTGGTGGTCAAAGACGATCCGTCGTCTTCTGTCTATCCTCTGGCTATAGAGGCGGAGGGAACCGATCCGGTCTACGTTGGCCGCATCAGGAGAAACCTGGCCCTGGAGAACGGTCTGGACCTGTGGGTATCGTCGGATAACATAAGAAAAGGCGCGGCTCTGAACGCTGTTCAGATAGCGGAGCTGCTGGTTTAG
- a CDS encoding aspartate kinase has protein sequence MISWRPPSSIVGSRGYSMEQGAGPIVLKFGGSSMGSPEKIRAVARRVRGFVDKGHKVAVVVSAMGDTTDRLLGLARSVAPRRRCPREMDQLLATGEQQSIALLAMALIEEGLEALSFTGLQAGFFASGHHQEGRIKDIDPERVLSCLDRGAVAVVAGFQGMDQEGDVITLGRGGSDLSAIALAAALEASCCYIFTDVDGIYTADPRVVSGARKLERISWDECLEMTVAGAKVLQARSVEMAIRSGVDVCVASSFDEEREGTWIMRDFIEEKAAVRAVSQDDDAARVAFDGGCSPCQVAKSLSDRGIVAQVVVQDGRAVLLVRGSRLEETLEICKEHQVSGLKWDEGLSRISVVGSGLANHPEISAQILSVLEDIDVDVEMLLPSALSVTCLVKSSHGADAVRALHGKFIEGGLVRCA, from the coding sequence TTGATTTCCTGGCGGCCCCCCTCCTCCATCGTCGGTTCTAGAGGCTACTCCATGGAACAGGGTGCTGGACCGATAGTCCTGAAGTTCGGCGGTTCCTCTATGGGATCGCCGGAGAAGATCAGGGCTGTGGCTCGAAGGGTCAGGGGATTTGTGGATAAAGGACATAAAGTGGCGGTGGTGGTATCCGCCATGGGAGACACCACCGATCGACTCCTGGGACTTGCCCGGTCAGTGGCGCCCCGTCGCCGTTGTCCCAGGGAGATGGATCAGCTTCTGGCCACAGGGGAACAGCAGTCCATAGCACTCCTGGCCATGGCTTTAATCGAAGAGGGGCTGGAGGCGCTGTCTTTCACCGGACTACAGGCTGGTTTTTTCGCCTCGGGGCACCATCAGGAGGGCCGCATAAAGGATATCGATCCAGAGCGGGTGCTGTCCTGTCTCGATCGAGGAGCGGTGGCGGTGGTCGCCGGTTTCCAGGGCATGGACCAGGAGGGAGACGTCATAACCTTGGGTAGAGGTGGTTCTGACCTCTCCGCCATAGCTCTGGCGGCGGCCCTTGAGGCCTCCTGCTGCTACATATTCACCGACGTCGACGGCATCTACACCGCCGATCCTAGGGTCGTATCTGGGGCCAGAAAACTGGAGCGGATATCATGGGACGAGTGCCTTGAGATGACCGTAGCAGGGGCAAAGGTGCTCCAGGCCAGGAGCGTGGAGATGGCCATAAGGAGCGGTGTGGACGTATGTGTGGCGTCCAGCTTCGACGAGGAGAGAGAGGGGACCTGGATCATGAGGGATTTTATAGAGGAAAAGGCGGCGGTCAGGGCGGTAAGTCAGGACGACGATGCGGCCAGAGTGGCCTTCGACGGAGGCTGTTCGCCCTGTCAGGTGGCGAAATCCCTGTCCGATAGGGGCATAGTCGCCCAGGTGGTGGTCCAGGACGGACGGGCGGTCCTGTTGGTGAGAGGTAGCAGGCTGGAGGAGACGCTGGAGATCTGCAAAGAACACCAGGTATCGGGGCTTAAATGGGATGAGGGGCTTTCCAGGATCTCCGTCGTGGGATCTGGACTAGCCAATCACCCTGAGATATCGGCTCAGATACTTTCGGTGCTGGAAGATATAGACGTAGACGTGGAGATGCTCCTTCCCTCCGCCTTGTCGGTAACCTGTCTGGTAAAGTCGTCCCACGGAGCGGACGCTGTTCGTGCTCTGCACGGCAAATTCATAGAAGGAGGTCTCGTTAGATGCGCATAG
- a CDS encoding molecular chaperone DnaJ, giving the protein MKVKLCKKCKGLGFALGKTGEKFGCPECSGSGRVVVKTLRSDFPLDDLNENLSFDKDTMKVQVCKSCAGLGAFVYGPEDSRDCQDCGGTGRIVVQQISTEYQLHHLKEFEE; this is encoded by the coding sequence ATGAAAGTTAAGTTGTGTAAAAAATGCAAAGGCCTCGGCTTTGCCCTGGGCAAAACGGGGGAGAAGTTCGGCTGTCCCGAGTGCAGTGGTTCCGGTAGGGTTGTAGTCAAAACCCTCAGAAGCGATTTTCCCCTGGACGATCTAAACGAAAATCTATCTTTTGATAAAGACACCATGAAGGTCCAGGTCTGTAAGAGCTGTGCCGGATTAGGGGCTTTCGTCTACGGTCCTGAGGACAGCAGGGACTGTCAGGACTGTGGCGGGACCGGCAGGATAGTCGTTCAGCAGATATCCACCGAGTATCAGCTACATCATCTTAAAGAGTTTGAGGAGTGA